The DNA sequence TTCGTTGAACGACTCATTTTAGTTCCTCCCCTATAATGGCATACGTCATCTCTACCATAATAGCAAATTGCGTATCACTCGGTTATACAAGCCTTACCATTGTATCGCCCTCATTCTACATATTGCCTTCACTCTACTTGCTTACGACCATACCGTCCTTCTCACTCGGTAGCGCCGGCTGCGGTTGCACCGTCGCAATCAACACACTCACAATGACGAGCGCCATCCCGCACAGTTGTTGCCACGAAAGGGAGGCGCCGTAGATTACGACAGCAATCCATAAAGACAGGGCCAGTCGCGACAATTAACGACCCATTGACGGCAGACGTAATATTAAGTCCCACAAAGAAAAAGGCGTTATACAAAAAAATCCTCGTGACAGACATGAGCAGCAAGCCGCGCCAATGTTTGTGCACGGCGCGGGCATCCCATTCCGAACGTGCGACGAGGATCATGAGTAAAATAAGGCCAGCTGACGCAAAGCGAATCGTAGCTGCCGTAAACGGAGAAATTTCACTGACGACGTGTTCCGCCGCCCCAAACGCACCTCCCCAAAACAGCGGCACGAGAAGGAGCAACAAATAGATCGCTAACTGATTTTTAACGAATTTTGTTTGCACGCTGCCAAAACCCCTTTCCTTCTATATATAGAGATTGTATAAGTATACTCTTTTACGAAGTAAAGGGGAAGGTAAAACAAGTGATCAAACCCACGTTATATGCCGCCTGTCTGGCAATCATACGTGAACCGATCACCATAATCTCGCTACCGTCTAGGTGAAATCTCACTGTTCGTTTAGGAGGAATCTCATTGTTCTAGAAGGACTGTCCTTACCCAATCCCTCTTACCGATGTCGTTCTGTTACCCGATATGACTCTCCACATAATAACTTTTCTCGCATAACGCCCGCATTTTCCGACGCGCGCGAAATACGGCCGACTTTACTGTCCCGTGCTTCACTCCTAAGCGCGCGGCGATTTCCGTCTCCTTCAATTCATGAACATACTTTAAAACGATCATCTTGCGGTAGTTCGGCGCAAGCCGTTCCATTTGGCGCAGTACGTCGCGATAGATCAGCTCGTTTTCGACCGTTTCTTCCACCGATCGCTCAGCTGCAAACGCTTCCGTCTCTTCCACCGTCACGTAGTCGATCGGTACTGCCACTTGACTGTTTCTTTTGCGTAAAAAATCGATCGCTGTCCGTTTCGTCACGGTCGTCAGCCACGCCCGTACTTTCCTGCGATCGCGACAGTCGTCGAGATGACGATACGCCTTAATAAACGTTTCTTGCAACACATCTTGGGCCAAGTAATGATCTTTCACAATTTGCAAAGCGATTCCGTAAAGTAGATGGTAAAATTGTTCGTATAAATAAGTGCACGTCCCTTGACGGTCTTTTACTTCTAACGGTGTACAAGCAATTAATTGTTCCATAAGTATAAATCCTTTCATAATGGCTCCATATACGCTCGAGCGTACGGTAGCAAATAATTTGTTACTCCTATCATACAGCCCGCTTTTTAACTCCCGCTAATGAATTTCTTAAGAGTGCCTTAATTTTTTTCTCGTTTTTTAAAGATTAGGAAGCGAGTTGCGCGCTAACTAATCAACGCGCGTTTACGTACTCCTTCAGTATAATAACTTTATGTAAAAAAAGGTTGCAAAATAGTTACATATAACCTGGGAATAATCGGTACATACAACAAAAATCGGGCGAACCAGTCAAATTTTGACCGATTCGCCCGCTTCCTTCCATTTAGCAATGACTTCAACGATATGATACTGCATGATCCTATTTACACCACATCAAACACGAAATCTTCATCGCGCAGCGGTTCGACGTTTAAGGCCATGACGTAGCCGTTCCCTTTCACGCTAAAAAAGTCGTGGTTTTTCGTGTCTGTCTTCAGACCGTTTAAGACGATTGGGTTTACCGGCTCCTCGGGAAAGCGCAGTTCGCGCCCGAGATTCATTAGCGCCTTATTCGCATTGTAGCGGACGAAGCGGCACACGTCGTCAGCGAGGCCGACCTTACCGTAAACTTCGTTCGTGTAGGCGACTTCGTTTTCGTAAAGCTCGTCGAGGAGATCCGCCGTTTCTTTATCTGCTCGCGCCCGATCTTCGGCTGACATGGCGTTGTACACTTCTTGTGCCAACGTACCGACGTACAAACCGTGAATCGATTCGTCGCGAATGATGAGCGAGATGATTTCGCCACTAGCGACGAGCTTACCGTGCCCGGCCATGTACAGCGGGTAGTAAAAACCGCTATAAAAGAGGAAACTCTCCAGAAAGACAGATGAGACCATCGCTGTATACAGCTCGTACGGCGTCGCGTCGCGCTTGTGCAACGCGTGGTAACGGCCGCCGATCAACGCCGCTTTGCGTTTGAGGTGCGGCTGGTTCGGTACCCACTCGTCGAGATAGTAGTCGGTCATCCTAGAGGGCAACAGCGTCGTGAAAATATGTGAGTAACTTTTGGCGTGAATGTGCTCCATCATCCCCATCCACGACAGCACCGCTTTTTTCTGCATGTCATCGACGTGCAAAGCGATGAGCGGCATACCGTCGTCGCCCTGCATCGTGTCGAGTCCCGTCAATCCCGACAACGCCATGACATACGCCGTCTGTTCCTCTTTCGTCAGTGTGTGCCACGTTTTTAGGTCGCGTGAAACGGCGATTTCATCCTCGGTCCAAAACTGTAAAATGTTTTGTTTCCAGAACGCCTCACTATATTCGTCGTCTAGCCGATTCCAGTTGACAGCGCGCATGTTTTTCACGTCAAACGCCTCCTAATTTCTAGCAAAACGTATTCCAAATGTCAGTCTCGCTGGCACTTACACGGCGCAACTCGTGCACTCGGCAATGTCGATCGTCTTATTG is a window from the Numidum massiliense genome containing:
- a CDS encoding RNA polymerase sigma factor, encoding MEQLIACTPLEVKDRQGTCTYLYEQFYHLLYGIALQIVKDHYLAQDVLQETFIKAYRHLDDCRDRRKVRAWLTTVTKRTAIDFLRKRNSQVAVPIDYVTVEETEAFAAERSVEETVENELIYRDVLRQMERLAPNYRKMIVLKYVHELKETEIAARLGVKHGTVKSAVFRARRKMRALCEKSYYVESHIG
- the nrdF gene encoding class 1b ribonucleoside-diphosphate reductase subunit beta, with amino-acid sequence MRAVNWNRLDDEYSEAFWKQNILQFWTEDEIAVSRDLKTWHTLTKEEQTAYVMALSGLTGLDTMQGDDGMPLIALHVDDMQKKAVLSWMGMMEHIHAKSYSHIFTTLLPSRMTDYYLDEWVPNQPHLKRKAALIGGRYHALHKRDATPYELYTAMVSSVFLESFLFYSGFYYPLYMAGHGKLVASGEIISLIIRDESIHGLYVGTLAQEVYNAMSAEDRARADKETADLLDELYENEVAYTNEVYGKVGLADDVCRFVRYNANKALMNLGRELRFPEEPVNPIVLNGLKTDTKNHDFFSVKGNGYVMALNVEPLRDEDFVFDVV